From the Tenacibaculum dicentrarchi genome, the window TTGAAGTGCAACTAATGCAAGTAATGCAATAGGTAAAATTAAGATAAAAGCTTCTCTAATTTTTCTTTTGATTTTTTCCAATTAGGTAATTTCTCACCTAATAATTCATAAAAAAATGTACTATGATTATGATATTTAAGATGACAAATTTCATGTATCAAGACGTAATCAATACATTCTTTAGGTGCTTTTATAAGTTCTATATTAAGATAAATAGTTCCATCACTAAAACAACTTCCCCATCTATTATTAAACCATTTGTATTTAAGTGAGGTTTCTTTTTCTGATAATTCTTTAATCAATCCTAATCGACTATTATAAATAGTATTAAAATGAAGAATAGCTTTTGACTTATACCATTCGTTAAGCTGTTCTTTTATTTTATTTGTTTGGGTTTTATCCTTAGTTTCAATACAGATATAGCCTCTTTTTAATTTTATAGATTTATTATTTGACTCCGTTACTTTTAATCGATACATTTTCCCTAAATAAAGATGTCCTTCTCCACTCTGATATGTTTTTTCTGATGTTCGTGGCTGATAATTCAAAAAGAACCTTTTTTGCATAAAAATCCATTGTGCTTTCTTCTTTACTTTTTCTATTATCTTTTCTAAAGTAGCATCTAACGGAGCAGAAACAATTACCTCTCCATCAGGATGTACTTTTATTCCAAGTGTTTTTCGATTCCTATAAATTAATTGAAAATCAATTGTAGAATTACCATATATAATGCGATTAAACTCCAAAGTTTTATTTATATTTAAAAATTGCTACTTTCAAACATTCTTCTATTAAATTATCTATTTTATCCCAATCGGCATCTATATCAAATTTCTGATGTAAATCATAAATTACATCACCAAGCTCTATGTTAATTTTACCTGTTATATCCTCATTTTTATGCCAATCTATTATTTTTTTCTGATTCAAGTAAATGTATTGTTTTACTGTTTTATCAATAGTTAAACTTACTTCGATATGAAATGATGTTTTTAACAATGCTATATCATCAAAAATACTTGTACTAAAGTTATAAAATGCTATAGCTACTGTGTTGTTTACTAATTCATCTGGTACATTTTTTGAATGTCCATTAAAAACTTCGTACTCTTGCTCTTTAGCTCTTTTTAAATATTCTGCTTCGTCTATTCTCTTTTGATGATATGCGGCAATAGTTTCTTTAATTAGGTCTGCAAGTTTTCTATAATAAATAGGGTCTTCTTGCATTTTAATATTAATAGCTTTTACAGTTCTACTAGCAATATGGTCTGCCTGAGCAGCTTTCCCTTTTATTTTTTCAACCTCAGCATCTCTATCTTCTTTATTAAAAATATCAACAAGCTCCGTAATTTTCATTACTTCACCATCTGTAGTAATGTGTTTATTTATAAGTTTCTGAATCTGTGGTTCAAATTCTTTATAAGCTATATCATCATTATAACGCCTAGTTACATCAACACGTAATTTTAAAAAGAATTTAGCATCGTGCTTATACATATCAATTTTATTACTGGCTGTTTTTGTAACAAAATCAACAGAAGATAACCCTAATTTTAATAATCTTGCAAACTGTGAAACCTTTGTATAAAATGTATTTCTTACATCTTCTGGCGATAAATGTTCTTCGTATGCTGTAGGTTCTAAATTTTTACCTTTTAGCGTTTTAAAAATATCCCATAACTCCGAATGTGCTTGTGGTAATTTATCTATTTCATCTTTTATATTCGTTATTGCACCATCTAAATCTTCTTCTTCAAAATTATTAAGGTTAGAATATGTGCTTAAAGCTGTATCAAGGTTTTCTAAATTACCATAATAATCAACAACATAACCATATTCTTTTCCTGGATATACTCTATTTACACGTGCAATTGCTTGTAATAATGTATGCTCTTTAAGTGAACGACATAAATATAAAACAGTATTATTTGGTGCATCAAAACCTGTTAAAAGTTTTGCTACTACAATTAATATTTCTGGTATATCACGGCTTTTAAAATCATTTATAATATTTTTTTCATAGGTTTTTAAATCACCATGTTTATCAATCATTGCGTTTAAATACTTATCTTCTCTACGCTTATCTTCATTTTCATTAAAATAACCATCTTCTGTTCCCTCTCGCTGGTCAGATTGTGTTACCACAACGGCTGAATTTACCATTCCTATATCATCAAGATACTCTTTATATAATAAAGCTGTTTTAATGGTGGGTGCTACTAATTGTGCTTTTGGTTTATAATTGTCGTTATGTGTTTGAAAAAAAGTAGTGTAATGTTCGCTAATATCTAAGGCTCTGGCATAAATTACTTGGTCTGTTTTATTTAACTCATTTACTGTGTTAAATTTTTGTTTCAGTTTTGCTCGTCCTCTTTTTGTAAGATTATTGCGTTCTGCTAATTTTTCAAAATAAATATTTAAAGGCGCTTCATTTAGCATAATTTGAGTGTGTCTTCCTTCATATAATAAAGGAACTACAGCACCATCTTCAACAGCATCTTTTACCGTATATGGTTTACCAATATAGCCACCAAATTTAGTAGCAGTACTTTTTTCTTTTTTCATTAAAGGCGTACCTGTAAATGCTAAAAAACAAGCATTCGGAAATACACGTTGCATACTTACATTAAACGTACCATATTGCGTTCTGTGACCTTCATCAATTAACACAAAAATATCAGCAGATGTAAATGGCTTTTTGTTATTCTTTACAGTAGCTTCAAATTTATTTATAATAGTAGTTATAATAGCATCATCACTATCTTCTAAAAGTTCTGCAAGATGCTTTCCTGTTTTAGCCTGACGAACTTCCTTTTTACACTTTTTAAACGTATCTGATATTTGGTCATCAAGGTCAATACGGTCTGTAACTAAAATAATTTTCGGATTTAAAATAGTAGCATTTGAAGCCAACATTTGGGCAAGCATCACCATAGTAAGCGACTTACCGCTTCCTTGTGTATGCCATATAACACCTCCTTTACGTTTTCCTGTAGTATCTAATTTTGTAACACGATTTATCGTATTATTAACACCAAAATACTGCTGATACCTTGCTACTTTTTTTGTACCGTTATCATACAAGGTAAAATTTAGTATCAAATCTAGCAATCGTGCTGGACGACATAAATTATAAATTAACTTGTCTTGTTCGGTTAGCAAGCGTTCTTCTGTATCAATAGCATCAAAACTTTTGCGTACATACTCCGTTCGTTCTTCAAAAAGCAGATTTTTTTGAGCTTCTTCCAACGATTTATTTTTAAGCGCTTTAAGTTTTAACCAATAGGCTTTTTCTGTTTCACTTGATGTAAATTGCTCTTTCCATTTTGCCCAAAATTCTTTACTTGTACCTGTTGTAGCATAACTACCATCATTAGTAGCAATACTCATTAAAATACTTGAATATACATATAAAGACCTTATTCCATCTTTGGTAAAATTTCTTATATGTTGTTCTATTGCTAATGATACGGGAGCTTTTACGCCTGATAACGAAGGGCTTTTACATTCAATTATTACCGTAGGAATACCATTAATAAACAACACTAAATCGGGTCTATAAGTATCTGTTCTTCCTGTTCTTAATACTGAAAATTCTTCTGTAACATGAAAAATATTATTTGCAGGATTTACCCAATCTATAAAATTTATGGTATGACTTTTTTTATCGCCATCAATACTTTGTTCAAAGGCTTTACCTAAGGTAATAAGGTCATAAAAGGTTTTATTTGCATTGATAAAACCATCTTGAATAGGTAAATCTTTTACCGCTAATACTGCTGAATTAATATTCGCATCTGAAAAAGCATATTCTTTACCTTTACGATTGATAACATTAATTTTTTTTAACTGCTTACGCAATACCTCAGTAAACAATACTTTCGATTTTCCGCCACGCCATTGCTCTGCTTGTTTTGGGCTTACATATTGGTAACCCATATTTATAAGCAACTGTAATGCGGGTATTTGCGATACATTATCTTCTATATACGATGGTGTACTCATAAATTTGGTGTCGTTTTATTTTTTTTCTTTTTCATAGCTTTTGGTAATATTTTTTTGCTTTTTAGGCATTTATATCGTTTTCCCGACATCGGCAAAATGATTTTATGCATACCATTTTCCCGACAGCGGGAAAATGGTAGCTATTATAATTTTAAAATTTTACACGTTTTTTTCCTGTTAATAATTGTTGCATTAAGCCTTTTTTCTGATTTTTCAATTGTAATAAATAGGCTTTCTTTTCTGATATTTCAATATCTGATAAATCTATTATTTTTGATATTGCTTTTTGTTCGGATAAAGAAGGAACAGTAAGTTTTAAAGCGAAAAACTCATTTATCCCAATATTTAATAATCCGTGAGCTCGTCCACCTTCTTGTGCTATTTTTGTTAAATTTTTGGTTATCATCCCACCTTCAAAATAGTTTAATAAAAAGTCTGAATCTATATTTTCGTTTGCTTCAAAACAAATATATAAAGTCGTTACAACAGCTTTTTCTAATGTGTCTAATCGTTTAAAAGCTCCCATAGGATAACCTTTTGAATAACTCTTATTATAAGCAAAATGACCTTTCTCAATTAAATAATAACCTGATAAAGTTTTACTCGCAACACGCTTTTTAAAATAATCTTCTTGCCTTACAAATCCACGTTGAGCAGAAATAGTTATAACTGTGTCATTTAATTCAGTATTCTTTTTTGTAATTCGATTAGTTACCTCTCCTAATCTCATTTCCTCCCATTCTTCACTAAACCCTGCCAATCGTTTTTTACCCGATAACAATTCTTGCATAAGCCCTTTTTTACGAAATTGTAATTTTTCTATAAGACTTTGCGTGGTTTCGATAGCTTCATCCCATGTCGATAAGATTTTAGCTATTTCTTGTTGCTCTTTTAATGGGGGGATTAAAAGCTTAACTTCAGATAATACAGTTCCATTAGTTAAAGCCCTTGTTGTATATGTACTTTTTCTAATTATCTCCTTACGAGCATCAAAACCACTAAAACAATATCGTTTAAAATTATTATCAAGTTTTTCACTAAAATCTCTAGCTCTAAGTACAAAACCACTAAAAACAGCATTAGGAATCTCTTCAATAACCACAGCAGAGAAAGCAATTTCTTCTACACTCTCTGATGTTCTAGTAAAAAAAACATCACCTTTTTTAACACTATATCTTTCTAATTCATTATTATCAACTGTTACTTTACCTTTAACATTTGATAGATTTAAAGCTGTTTCTTTATAAACATCTTTGTAATTGATAATTGGTGTACCTTCTCCAAAAAATTTTTTCTCCTTATTTAATCCATTTTTAAATTCAAATATTTCTCCGATTGAAACAATTTTCCATCCGTAAGGTAATTTTTTTTCTAGCTCCATCTTAATATCCCATTTCATTAAGATAAACCTCCATTTGAGATTCTACTTGGTTTAATTTTTCTTTTAATGCAACTATTTCTTTTTGGGTTTCTGCAATATTTACAGGTTCTTCTTCTACAAAAGTATCAACGTATCTTGGTATGTTTAAGTTGTAATCGTTTTCTTTTATTTCTTCTAGCGTTGCAACGTAGCTGTATTTGTCAACGGTTTTCCATTCAGAAAAGGTGTTGTAAATTTTGTTTACATCTTCTTCTCTAAGTTTATTTTGGTTTTTTCCATTTTCAAAACCGTTACTAGCATCAATAAATAAGATGTCTGTATTAGTTCCTTTATTTTTATCAAAAATTAAAATAGATGCAGGAATCCCCGTACCAAAAAATAAGTTTGCTGGTAAACCTATAACGGCTTTTAAAAGATTTTCGTCAATCAGTTGTTTTCTTATTTTCCCTTCACTACTTCCACGGAATAACACACCATGAGGCAATATAACTCCCGCTTTTCCATGCTGGTTTAGGGTTTCTATCATGTGCGTAATAAAGGCGTAATCACCTTTACTTTTTGGCGGTACACCTCTATGAAAACGCCCATACCTGTCTGATGAAGCGTCTTCTGCTCCCCATTTGTCTAAAGAAAATGGCGGATTTGCTACAACGACATCAAATTTCATTAAGGTATCATTTTCCACTAATTTAGGCGAATTAATCGTGTCACCCCATTGGATATTTGCATTATCCATTTCATGCAAAAACATATTCATACGAGCCAGCGCATAAGTAGAACCGTTTACTTCTTGTCCGTTTAAAGATACGTTTGTATTTCCAACTTCTTTGGCAACTTTAAGCAATAATGAACCAGAACCACAAGTTGGGTCAGCAATACGGTCTCCCGCCTTTGGTTCTACTAATTTTGCTAATAATACTGATACTTCTGATGCTGTATAAAATTCTCCTGCTTTTTTTCCTGCACCAGCGGCAAAGTTTGAAATTAAATATTCGTACGCATCACCAATAACATCATTTCCCTCAAGATTTGAAGGTCTTAAATCTAGGTCTTGAAAATCTTTTAAAAGATGCTGTAAACGTCTATTTCTGTCTGTTACTTGCCCTAAATTGGCTTCACTATTATAATCAATATTACGGAATACCTTTTCTAGTTTGGTTCTATTTGCTTCTTCTAAAGCTTCTAAACCTATATTTATAATATCTCCAAGATTATTTTCATTACGTTGAGAATACAAATAGTCAAAAGATGCTTTTTCAGGCAATGCAAAACGTTCATGTTTAAGAGCTCTATCAATTCTATCCTGATTTCCTTTGTATTTAATTTCGTAGGCTTCTTTTTTCTCTTTATTTACATCTGAAATGTATTTAATAAAAAGCATTGTAAGTATGTAGTCTTTGTATTGTCCTGCATCTATTGTTCCTCTAAAGGTGTCGCAGGCTTTCCAAACTTTATTATTTATATCTTGTTTTGATAATTTAACTTTACTTGTGTGTGACTCTATTAATTTACTCATTTTGTTTTCTTTTTAAAAGAGCGGTAAATAATACCGCTCTTTATTTGATGTATTAAATATTTAAAAATACACGCTATATTTTCGGAATAGCCTGTGTAAGTCCGAGTCTAAATATCCTTATTTTGATATGTGATAAGATTGGTATATTTTTGTTTTTCCACAAACATTGTTTTTATCAGTTCGGTGACAAGCCACTGAGTGTAAACAATACCAACTTAAAGTCTTTAATTCGACCAGTTTTAAAGACTTTTTTTTATGTCTTTTATATTTTTGATTTATTCGTTAATAACTGATTTAAAATCCCTTTTTTAAGTGCTCTTTTTTTTTCAAGTATCTGGTTTACGATACTTATTTCCTTATCTAATAATTTTTCAATATTTACAATTTTATTTTGTGCTTCTAATGTTGGCAATGGTATTTCTAAATCTAGCAACTCTTTTTTTGTTATAGATATTATTGATGAACCAGAACCCAGTAAAGTTAATTCGTATTGTTTTTGACTAGAATTAAGTATAGAAGCCAAATAATGACCATTTACTTTAGTTGCATCTGTTCTTATAATATAAAATAATGATGATGGCATTACCGCTCCAAAACTTTCTTCATATGCCCAAGCAAATATTCGTTGCCCTTTACCTGCTAATATAACATCGTTCGGTTTCAATAAAAATTTACTATCTTTATCTTTCAACTCAACAAAACTATTTTTAAACAAAGTTGGATTAAGATACTTATCAAAATGGCTAGAAGTCAAGTACTTTACATCGCCTTTCATTTCTTTCTTTTGATAAAGACCAAATTGCACCTCTGTAATATCACCAAGTTTTGTTGTTAAAATATCTTTATACATCGTTTCTAATTTAAAGCAAATGTAAAAATATTTTTCAGAAAACCAACTTAAAATTTGATTTTATTTTATTGTAGCGGTTTTCAAATTTAAAAACATCTTGATTTTATTGAGTTATACTTGGAGTATTTACAGGATAAATATTTTTAAATTATATACTCTTAAAAATAATCTGTATTGAATTATAGCTTTTAAGTACTATTGTTTTAGGTTTTCGGTAAATTCGGTAAATTCTGTTTTCGTGAAATTCTGTTTTTTATATAAGACGAAACTATAGAATATAGCTTTTAAGTGCTATCGTGTTACATTTTCGGTAAATTCGGTAAATTCTGTTTTCGTGAAATTCTGTTTTTTCTATAAGACGAAACTATAGAATATAGCTTTTAAGTGCTATCGTGTTACATTTTCGGTAAATTCGGTAAATTCTGTTTTCGTGAAATTCTGTTTTTTCTATAAGACGAAACTATAGAATATAGCTTTTAAGTACTATCGTGTTACGTTTTCGGTAAATTCGGTAAATTCTGTTTTCGTGAAATTCTGTTTTTTATATGGGATGAAGTATAAATCTAGCTTTTAAGTGCTATTTTTTTACGTTTTCTAAAAACTACGATTAGTTCTTTTCCTATTTTTCAAACACTTATTAAAACACGTATCGAGTGAATCAATTTTTATTTAATTGACTATAAAATGACTTTTATAAAATTATAATACATCTTTTTCTGCCATAAAAACGACAAAATTGCTGACACGTTTACTGACACATAAAATTTAAAAACAACAAAAAACCCTTGATAATCAAACGATTAACAAGGGTTTAAGTGAGCCCTGGAGGATTCGAACCTCCGACCGCCTCCTTAGAAGGGAGGTGCTCTATCCAGCTGAGCTAAGAGCCCGTAGTTTTAAAGTTGCTACGTACAACTGTGTCGGGGTGGCAGGATTCGAACCTGCGACCTCCTCGTCCCAAACGAGGCGCGATGACCGGGCTACGCTACACCCCGATTAGTCATCTTAATTGCGGAGAGACAGGGACTCGAACCCTGGAACCAGTTACCCGGTTACAGATTAGCAATCTGCTGCATTACCACTCTGCCATCTCTCCTGAGTGATTCAAAACTTATTAAAATTAATAGTCTCGAATTGCGAGTGCAAATATATAACGAATTAAAAGATCTCACAAGTTTTTTTTAAAAAAAAATTAATCATTCTGGATACTCTACACGTAAATGATAGATACTCATTAACTTACTCTTAATAATTTTTTTTATTTTTTCTATCTCTCTAAAGGTAATATTCGAATTTACGAACTGATTATCGTTTTTTTGCTTTTCAATAATTTTATCGATTAAATTATCTATAGATTGTGCTGTTGGTTCTTTTAAACTTTTTGAAGCCGCTTCGGCAGCATCACACATCATTAAAATAGCCGTTTCTTTTGAAAAAGGAATTGGTCCTTGGTATTGAAACTTTTTAATATCAACAAATCCTTCAGGATTATTTTCTAATTCTTGCTTGTAAAAATAATAGGTAACTGTTGTTCCGTGATGTGTTCTAATAAAATCAATAATTCTGTCTGGTAATTTATGCTTCTTTGCAATTTCAATTCCTTTAATAACGTGTTCTAAAATTATTTGGGCGCTATCTTTTGGTGATAAATCATGATGGGGGTTTACGCCTGTTGCTTGATTTTCGGCAAAATACAAGGGATTTGCCATTTTACCAATATCATGATATAATGCACCTGTTCTTACCAACATAGAGTTTGCCCCTATTTCATTAGCGGCAGCTTCGGCTAAATTTGCCACTTGCATAGAATGTTGAAAAGTTCCTGGTGCTTTTTCGTTTAAATCTCTCAACAATGTTGAATTGGTATTTGACAATTCTAACAGAGCAACATCAGAAACTAATCCGAATAATTTTTCATAAAAATAAATAAAGAAAACTGCTAAAAAAGATAGCAATCCATTGGCAGCAAATAAACCAAAATAACTCCAATTTATTTTATCGGCACTTCCTTCTTTTATAATGGAAAAAGCAAAATAAGTAATCATATAAATTAAGGTAATTCGCCCAATCGATATAAATAAACTAGCCCGTTTATAAAGTTCTGAAATCGTTAATATGGTTACAATCCCTGCAATAATATGAAGATATATAAATTCAAAGCTATTTGGCACTATAAAACCCAATAACAATACTGTTAGCACATGAGTAAAAAAGCCTAAGCGAGCATCAAAAAAAGTTTTTAATATTATTGGCAAAATACTCAACGGAACTACATATAAAAAATCTGAATTGTACTTAACCACTAGTGTT encodes:
- a CDS encoding M48 family metallopeptidase, with the protein product MEFNRIIYGNSTIDFQLIYRNRKTLGIKVHPDGEVIVSAPLDATLEKIIEKVKKKAQWIFMQKRFFLNYQPRTSEKTYQSGEGHLYLGKMYRLKVTESNNKSIKLKRGYICIETKDKTQTNKIKEQLNEWYKSKAILHFNTIYNSRLGLIKELSEKETSLKYKWFNNRWGSCFSDGTIYLNIELIKAPKECIDYVLIHEICHLKYHNHSTFFYELLGEKLPNWKKSKEKLEKLLS
- a CDS encoding type I restriction endonuclease subunit R, yielding MSTPSYIEDNVSQIPALQLLINMGYQYVSPKQAEQWRGGKSKVLFTEVLRKQLKKINVINRKGKEYAFSDANINSAVLAVKDLPIQDGFINANKTFYDLITLGKAFEQSIDGDKKSHTINFIDWVNPANNIFHVTEEFSVLRTGRTDTYRPDLVLFINGIPTVIIECKSPSLSGVKAPVSLAIEQHIRNFTKDGIRSLYVYSSILMSIATNDGSYATTGTSKEFWAKWKEQFTSSETEKAYWLKLKALKNKSLEEAQKNLLFEERTEYVRKSFDAIDTEERLLTEQDKLIYNLCRPARLLDLILNFTLYDNGTKKVARYQQYFGVNNTINRVTKLDTTGKRKGGVIWHTQGSGKSLTMVMLAQMLASNATILNPKIILVTDRIDLDDQISDTFKKCKKEVRQAKTGKHLAELLEDSDDAIITTIINKFEATVKNNKKPFTSADIFVLIDEGHRTQYGTFNVSMQRVFPNACFLAFTGTPLMKKEKSTATKFGGYIGKPYTVKDAVEDGAVVPLLYEGRHTQIMLNEAPLNIYFEKLAERNNLTKRGRAKLKQKFNTVNELNKTDQVIYARALDISEHYTTFFQTHNDNYKPKAQLVAPTIKTALLYKEYLDDIGMVNSAVVVTQSDQREGTEDGYFNENEDKRREDKYLNAMIDKHGDLKTYEKNIINDFKSRDIPEILIVVAKLLTGFDAPNNTVLYLCRSLKEHTLLQAIARVNRVYPGKEYGYVVDYYGNLENLDTALSTYSNLNNFEEEDLDGAITNIKDEIDKLPQAHSELWDIFKTLKGKNLEPTAYEEHLSPEDVRNTFYTKVSQFARLLKLGLSSVDFVTKTASNKIDMYKHDAKFFLKLRVDVTRRYNDDIAYKEFEPQIQKLINKHITTDGEVMKITELVDIFNKEDRDAEVEKIKGKAAQADHIASRTVKAINIKMQEDPIYYRKLADLIKETIAAYHQKRIDEAEYLKRAKEQEYEVFNGHSKNVPDELVNNTVAIAFYNFSTSIFDDIALLKTSFHIEVSLTIDKTVKQYIYLNQKKIIDWHKNEDITGKINIELGDVIYDLHQKFDIDADWDKIDNLIEECLKVAIFKYK
- a CDS encoding restriction endonuclease subunit S — translated: MKWDIKMELEKKLPYGWKIVSIGEIFEFKNGLNKEKKFFGEGTPIINYKDVYKETALNLSNVKGKVTVDNNELERYSVKKGDVFFTRTSESVEEIAFSAVVIEEIPNAVFSGFVLRARDFSEKLDNNFKRYCFSGFDARKEIIRKSTYTTRALTNGTVLSEVKLLIPPLKEQQEIAKILSTWDEAIETTQSLIEKLQFRKKGLMQELLSGKKRLAGFSEEWEEMRLGEVTNRITKKNTELNDTVITISAQRGFVRQEDYFKKRVASKTLSGYYLIEKGHFAYNKSYSKGYPMGAFKRLDTLEKAVVTTLYICFEANENIDSDFLLNYFEGGMITKNLTKIAQEGGRAHGLLNIGINEFFALKLTVPSLSEQKAISKIIDLSDIEISEKKAYLLQLKNQKKGLMQQLLTGKKRVKF
- a CDS encoding type I restriction-modification system subunit M — translated: MSKLIESHTSKVKLSKQDINNKVWKACDTFRGTIDAGQYKDYILTMLFIKYISDVNKEKKEAYEIKYKGNQDRIDRALKHERFALPEKASFDYLYSQRNENNLGDIINIGLEALEEANRTKLEKVFRNIDYNSEANLGQVTDRNRRLQHLLKDFQDLDLRPSNLEGNDVIGDAYEYLISNFAAGAGKKAGEFYTASEVSVLLAKLVEPKAGDRIADPTCGSGSLLLKVAKEVGNTNVSLNGQEVNGSTYALARMNMFLHEMDNANIQWGDTINSPKLVENDTLMKFDVVVANPPFSLDKWGAEDASSDRYGRFHRGVPPKSKGDYAFITHMIETLNQHGKAGVILPHGVLFRGSSEGKIRKQLIDENLLKAVIGLPANLFFGTGIPASILIFDKNKGTNTDILFIDASNGFENGKNQNKLREEDVNKIYNTFSEWKTVDKYSYVATLEEIKENDYNLNIPRYVDTFVEEEPVNIAETQKEIVALKEKLNQVESQMEVYLNEMGY
- a CDS encoding restriction endonuclease subunit S, which translates into the protein MYKDILTTKLGDITEVQFGLYQKKEMKGDVKYLTSSHFDKYLNPTLFKNSFVELKDKDSKFLLKPNDVILAGKGQRIFAWAYEESFGAVMPSSLFYIIRTDATKVNGHYLASILNSSQKQYELTLLGSGSSIISITKKELLDLEIPLPTLEAQNKIVNIEKLLDKEISIVNQILEKKRALKKGILNQLLTNKSKI
- a CDS encoding HD family phosphohydrolase; this translates as MNNFINKLYKNNTIIYKILLFLISVVAIVYLFPKQGQFKYEYTQGKPWQYDNLYAPFDFAIQKTSLEITQETNEIKASVKKYFVCNQKVAKQVLEAYNNKIMLADSLPVNDIVLLKKIGKTIIHKIYNYGFLDDSSITKATKEEFVFLRKGNLIVDIPFSKLLQSKDVLKFISQNTSEVNSVNQNILLSHLSAVIKSNVVFDTKYSDKELNEALKKISSAKGKISKGELILLKGDIVAGRKLTILKSYEKASSSQLLTKSNYNWIVFGYTILVALALLMLLLFLEKYRLEIFNDNNKVTFIFFNVFFIILAQTLVVKYNSDFLYVVPLSILPIILKTFFDARLGFFTHVLTVLLLGFIVPNSFEFIYLHIIAGIVTILTISELYKRASLFISIGRITLIYMITYFAFSIIKEGSADKINWSYFGLFAANGLLSFLAVFFIYFYEKLFGLVSDVALLELSNTNSTLLRDLNEKAPGTFQHSMQVANLAEAAANEIGANSMLVRTGALYHDIGKMANPLYFAENQATGVNPHHDLSPKDSAQIILEHVIKGIEIAKKHKLPDRIIDFIRTHHGTTVTYYFYKQELENNPEGFVDIKKFQYQGPIPFSKETAILMMCDAAEAASKSLKEPTAQSIDNLIDKIIEKQKNDNQFVNSNITFREIEKIKKIIKSKLMSIYHLRVEYPE